In the Juglans microcarpa x Juglans regia isolate MS1-56 chromosome 6D, Jm3101_v1.0, whole genome shotgun sequence genome, one interval contains:
- the LOC121235335 gene encoding protein FAR1-RELATED SEQUENCE 5-like, whose amino-acid sequence MARHLRLGAGGAGALQDYFCRMQYKNPGFFALMDLDDEGRLKNVFWADLRSRIAYQDFGDVVTFNTTYLTNRYEMPFAPFVGCMDGIASSAIITDQDRAMKNAIAIVFPKTRYRFCLWHILKKVPEKLGSHRAYKSGLKTQLMKCVYDTQTIEEFEKSWEEVISTYSLQENVWLQSLYAECTHWVPVFLKEYFWAGMSTTQRSESMNAFFDGYVHAKTNLNEFVDQFDNALKKKINNEISSDFHSFSVTVSFISRSPIEKRFQELYTNAKFRKV is encoded by the exons AATGCAGTACAAGAACCCCGGATTCTTTGCcttgatggatttagatgatGAGGGGAGGTTAAAGAATGTCTTTTGGGCAGATCTACGCAGTAGGATAGCTTATCAAGATTTTGGTGATGTTGTAACATTTAACACCACGTACTTGACAAACAGATACGAGATGCCCTTTGCTccttttgttggt TGTATGGATGGTATAGCATCGTCAGCTATTATTACTGACCAAGATAGagcaatgaaaaatgcaattgccATTGTATTTCCAAAAACTAGATATAGATTTTGCCTTTGGCATATATTGAAAAAAGTCCCCGAGAAGCTTGGCTCCCATCGTGCGTACAAAAGTGGCCTGAAAACTCAACTGATGAAGTGTGTGTATGACACTCAAActattgaagagtttgagaaatcGTGGGAAGAGGTAATTAGCACGTACAGCTTGCAAGAGAATGTTTGGTTGCAAAGTTTGTACGCTGAGTGCACACATTGGGTACCGGTGTTTCTAAAGGAGTATTTTTGGGCTGGCATGAGTACAACACAACGGAGcgaaagcatgaatgcattttttgatgGATATGTTCATGCGAAGACAAACTTGAATGAGTTTGTTGACCAGTTTGACAATgccttgaaaaagaaaatcaataatgAAATCAGTTCGGACTTCCACTCATTTAGCGTTACAGTATCATTCATATCCAGATCTCCAATCGAGAAGAGATTCCAAGAGTTATACACGAATGCAAAATTCAGGAAAGTTTAG
- the LOC121235337 gene encoding uncharacterized mitochondrial protein AtMg00810-like yields the protein MVLLVYVDDIVIASNHSPSVIALKHFLNLYFKLKDLGPFKYFLGLEVAQSTKGISLFQRKYALDIVSNSGLLATKPAGSPMDQNLRLSKTDSGGPLLDNPASYRRLIGRLLYLTLTRPDLSFSVATLSQFMDKPCQSHYDAAVQVVRYIKATAGQSLFFPSNSSLQLKGFCDSNWATCLDSKRSVNGFCIFLGDSLIS from the coding sequence ATGGTTTTgttggtttatgttgatgatattgtcatTGCTTCTAATCATTCTCCATCTGTTATTGCTCTTAAGCACTTTCTCAATTTgtatttcaaattaaaagatcttggtcctttcaaatattttttgggccTGGAAGTTGCACAATCCACTAAGGGCATATCTCTTTTTCAGAGAAAGTATGCACTTGACATTGTTTCTAATTCTGGTTTATTAGCTACCAAGCCTGCTGGCAGTCCAATGGATCAAAATCTAAGACTTTCTAAAACTGATTCTGGAGGTCCTTTACTTGATAATCCAGCTTCTTATAGACGATTAATTGGTCGTCTTCTTTATTTAACTCTTACTAGACCTGACTTGTCTTTTTCTGTTGCAACATTGAGTCAATTCATGGACAAGCCTTGTCAGTCACATTATGATGCAGCAGTTCAAGTTGTGAGATATATCAAGGCTACTGCAGGACAAAGTTTATTCTTCCCCAGCAACTCTTCCTTACAGCTGAAAGGTTTTTGTGACTCTAATTGGGCTACCTGTCTAGATTCCAAACGCTCAGTTAATggcttttgtatttttcttggagatTCTTTAATCTCCTAG
- the LOC121235338 gene encoding uncharacterized protein LOC121235338 yields MPSLDKTFSLVLQEERQRQTINLTVSSPEASALAVYSNQAKRKEKSDLSCFHCGKLGHTKEKCYRLIGFPPNFKFTRAKSNHGSGNFSSPHSANQVSSQNQEKGIQENPQLNLSQNQIQKLMALINGQMSQLTSNDSGSVQTTTQPQQLSTENNPSPVAYSNMAGPIFMDDDWAC; encoded by the exons ATGCCTTCTCTAGACAAGACCTTTTCCCTAGTTTTACAGGAGGAAAGACAAAGACAGACCATAAATTTGACAGTGTCTTCTCCTGAGGCTTCAGCACTAGCAGTCTATAGTAatcaagcaaaaagaaaagagaaatctGATCTTAGCTGTTTTCATTGTGGAAAGCTTGGACATACTAAGGAGAAATGCTATAGGCTTATAGGATTCCCACCAAATTTTAAGTTCACTAGAGCTAAGTCGAACCATGGTAGTGGGAATTTTTCTTCTCCACATTCAGCAAACCAGGTTTCCtctcaaaatcaagaaaaggGAATACAAGAGAATCCTCAGTTGAACTTATCccagaatcagattcagaaaCTCATGGCTCTAATCAATGGACAGATGTCACAGCTCACTTCTAATGACTCAGGTTCTGTTCAGACCACTACTCAGCCTCAACAATTGTCCACTGAAAATAATCCTTCCCCTGTTGCATACTCCAACATGGCTG GTCCTATCTTCATGGACGACGATTGGGCTTGCTAA